One Pseudonocardia sediminis DNA window includes the following coding sequences:
- a CDS encoding PPOX class F420-dependent oxidoreductase, with protein MSADTPIDLHALIAESRLGVLATIKADGRPQLSPITPFYDRDAGVVHVSMTEGRAKTANLRRDPRATLEVTSSDGWAWATAEGTAELVGPGTDPDGPEVDALVAYYRAAAGEHPDWDEYRATMVADRRVLMTMRVSHVYGARIR; from the coding sequence ATGAGCGCCGACACACCCATCGACCTGCACGCGCTGATCGCCGAGTCCCGGCTCGGCGTCCTGGCCACGATCAAGGCCGACGGACGGCCGCAGCTCTCCCCGATCACCCCGTTCTACGACCGCGACGCCGGCGTCGTCCACGTGTCGATGACCGAGGGCCGGGCGAAGACGGCGAACCTGCGCCGCGACCCGCGCGCCACCCTGGAGGTCACCAGCTCCGACGGCTGGGCGTGGGCCACCGCGGAGGGCACCGCCGAGCTCGTCGGCCCGGGTACCGACCCGGACGGCCCCGAGGTCGACGCCCTCGTCGCCTACTACCGCGCCGCCGCCGGCGAGCACCCGGACTGGGACGAGTACCGCGCCACGATGGTCGCCGACCGCCGCGTCCTGATGACGATGCGCGTCAGCCACGTCTACGGAGCCCGCATCCGCTGA
- the metX gene encoding homoserine O-acetyltransferase MetX, with amino-acid sequence MNSVPLPPASGAWREGDDPGRRQFLDLPSALKLEAGGELPEVRLSYETWGTLAPDRSNAVLVLHALTGDPHLEGPAGPGHPTPGWWPGLIGPGQPLDPERWFVVSPNAIGGCQGSTGPSSASPDGRPWGSRFPLVTPRDTVAAERFLADALGIERWACVVGGSMGAMRSLEWAATEPDRVQRLFLLAGPAASSADQIGWASPQIEAIRSDPNFHGGDYYDRGPGEGPYRGLGVARRIAHLSYRSGYELATRFGRDPQEGEDPFDGGRYAVESYLDHHAAKLVRRFDANSYVTLTRLMNAHDVGRGRGGTEAGLARVSARTYVAGVTSDRLYPLAEQAELAEGIPGAADLKIIDSPYGHDGFLIETPEVARMLTNLLAEPAT; translated from the coding sequence GTGAATTCCGTTCCGCTCCCTCCCGCCAGCGGTGCCTGGCGGGAGGGTGACGACCCCGGCCGCCGGCAGTTCCTCGACCTCCCCTCCGCGTTGAAGTTGGAGGCGGGCGGGGAGCTGCCGGAGGTGCGGCTGTCCTACGAGACGTGGGGCACGCTCGCGCCGGACCGCTCGAACGCGGTCCTGGTGCTGCACGCGCTCACCGGCGACCCGCACCTGGAGGGTCCCGCCGGGCCCGGCCATCCCACGCCCGGATGGTGGCCCGGCCTGATCGGGCCCGGGCAGCCGCTGGACCCGGAACGCTGGTTCGTGGTGTCGCCCAACGCGATCGGCGGGTGTCAGGGCAGCACCGGGCCGTCGTCGGCGTCGCCGGACGGGCGCCCGTGGGGAAGCCGGTTCCCGCTGGTCACGCCGCGCGACACGGTCGCCGCCGAACGGTTCCTGGCCGACGCACTGGGGATCGAGCGCTGGGCCTGCGTCGTCGGTGGGTCGATGGGGGCGATGCGCTCCCTGGAGTGGGCCGCGACCGAGCCGGACCGTGTGCAGCGGCTGTTCCTGCTCGCCGGGCCGGCCGCGTCGTCGGCCGACCAGATCGGCTGGGCCTCGCCGCAGATCGAGGCCATCCGGTCCGACCCGAACTTCCACGGCGGCGACTACTACGACCGCGGCCCGGGTGAGGGCCCGTACCGGGGCCTCGGCGTCGCGCGTCGGATCGCACACCTGAGCTACCGCTCCGGCTACGAGCTGGCCACCCGGTTCGGCCGGGACCCGCAGGAGGGCGAGGACCCCTTCGACGGTGGCCGCTACGCCGTCGAGTCCTACCTGGACCACCACGCGGCGAAGCTCGTGCGCCGGTTCGACGCGAACTCCTACGTCACGCTCACCCGGCTGATGAACGCCCACGACGTCGGACGCGGCCGCGGCGGGACGGAGGCCGGTCTGGCCCGGGTCAGCGCCCGGACCTACGTCGCCGGCGTCACCTCCGACCGGCTCTACCCGCTCGCCGAGCAGGCCGAGCTGGCCGAGGGCATCCCGGGCGCGGCCGACCTGAAGATCATCGACTCGCCGTACGGCCACGACGGCTTCCTGATCGAGACCCCGGAGGTCGCCCGCATGCTGACCAACCTCCTGGCCGAGCCTGCGACCTGA
- a CDS encoding bifunctional o-acetylhomoserine/o-acetylserine sulfhydrylase — translation MTEPDPTANWSFETKQVHAGAAPDPTTNARATPIYQTTSYVFRDTDHAANLFGLAEFGNIYSRIMNPTQDVLEQRVAALEGGAAALAVASGQAAQHLAIQNIAEVGDHIVSSASLYGGTYNQFHYTFPKLGIEVTFVDDPDNLDEWRAAIRPNTKALYGETLGNPRGNVLDIAGVAGVAHEAGVPLIVDNTVPTPYLVRPIEHGADIVVESLTKFLGGHGTSVGGIIVDSGKFDWVAHKDKFPGLTSPDPSYHGAVFTDAVGPIAYIIKARVQLLRDLGPAISPQNAFLIIQGIETLSLRMDRHNQNAQALAEWLEGRDEVEKVHYAGLPSSPWNAAQKKYLPKGGGAIVAFELQGGIEAGKKFVNALELHSHLANIGDVRSLVIHPASTTHSQLSAEEQVASGVTPGLVRLSVGLEGIEDLKADLDTGFRAAKGA, via the coding sequence ATGACCGAGCCCGACCCCACCGCCAACTGGTCGTTCGAGACCAAGCAGGTCCACGCCGGTGCCGCCCCGGACCCGACCACCAACGCCCGGGCCACCCCGATCTACCAGACGACGTCCTACGTCTTCCGCGACACCGACCACGCCGCGAACCTGTTCGGTCTGGCCGAGTTCGGCAACATCTACAGCCGGATCATGAACCCGACGCAGGACGTGCTCGAGCAGCGCGTCGCCGCGCTCGAGGGTGGCGCCGCGGCGCTCGCGGTGGCCTCCGGGCAGGCCGCGCAGCACCTCGCGATCCAGAACATCGCCGAGGTCGGCGACCACATCGTCTCCAGCGCGTCGCTCTACGGCGGCACCTACAACCAGTTCCACTACACGTTCCCGAAGCTCGGGATCGAGGTCACGTTCGTCGACGACCCCGACAACCTCGACGAGTGGCGCGCGGCGATCCGCCCGAACACCAAGGCTCTCTACGGCGAGACGCTGGGCAACCCGCGCGGCAACGTCCTCGACATCGCCGGTGTCGCCGGTGTCGCCCACGAGGCCGGCGTGCCCCTGATCGTCGACAACACCGTCCCGACCCCGTACCTGGTGCGCCCGATCGAGCACGGTGCCGACATCGTCGTCGAGTCGCTGACCAAGTTCCTCGGTGGCCACGGCACGTCGGTCGGCGGCATCATCGTCGACTCCGGGAAGTTCGACTGGGTCGCCCACAAGGACAAGTTCCCGGGCCTGACCTCGCCGGACCCCAGCTACCACGGTGCGGTCTTCACCGACGCGGTCGGCCCGATCGCCTACATCATCAAGGCCCGGGTGCAGCTGCTGCGCGACCTCGGCCCGGCGATCTCCCCGCAGAACGCGTTCCTGATCATCCAGGGGATCGAGACACTGTCGCTGCGGATGGACCGGCACAACCAGAACGCCCAGGCCCTGGCCGAGTGGCTGGAGGGGCGCGACGAGGTGGAGAAGGTCCACTACGCCGGCCTGCCGTCGAGCCCGTGGAACGCGGCGCAGAAGAAGTACCTGCCCAAGGGCGGCGGCGCGATCGTGGCGTTCGAGCTGCAGGGCGGCATCGAGGCGGGCAAGAAGTTCGTCAACGCGCTCGAGCTGCACAGCCACCTCGCCAACATCGGCGACGTGCGCAGCCTGGTGATCCACCCGGCCAGCACCACGCACAGCCAGCTCTCCGCCGAGGAGCAGGTGGCCAGTGGCGTCACGCCGGGCCTGGTGCGCCTGTCGGTCGGCCTCGAGGGGATCGAGGACCTCAAGGCGGACCTGGACACCGGTTTCCGCGCGGCCAAGGGCGCGTGA
- the yaaA gene encoding peroxide stress protein YaaA — protein sequence MLVLLPPSETKRVGGDGPPLHLPDIAHHAELGEVRSELVGEVVKLAADLPASRAALDVSERQDDEIARNAQLYDSPTMPALDRYTGVLYDALDARSFSRAVSSRARSRLAVGSALFGLVRADDPIPAYRLSAGSKLPGSGTLASRWRPVLDPLLARIAGGELVVDLRSGGYAALGRVPGAVTVNVLAERPDGSRSVVSHHNKSHKGGLARLLATSRAEPSDAAAVARIARRAGLTVERPEPGHLDLVLPA from the coding sequence GTGCTCGTGCTGCTGCCGCCCTCGGAGACCAAACGCGTCGGGGGCGACGGCCCGCCGCTGCACCTGCCGGACATCGCGCACCACGCCGAGCTCGGTGAGGTGCGCTCGGAGCTGGTCGGCGAGGTCGTGAAGCTCGCCGCCGACCTCCCCGCCAGCCGCGCCGCGCTCGACGTCTCCGAGCGGCAGGACGACGAGATCGCACGCAACGCGCAGCTGTACGACTCCCCGACGATGCCGGCCCTGGACCGCTACACCGGCGTGCTCTACGACGCCCTCGACGCCCGGTCGTTCAGCAGGGCCGTCTCCTCGCGCGCCCGCTCGCGCCTGGCCGTCGGCTCGGCGCTGTTCGGCCTGGTGCGCGCCGACGACCCGATCCCGGCCTACCGCCTCTCCGCGGGCTCGAAGCTCCCCGGCTCGGGGACCCTGGCCTCGCGCTGGCGCCCGGTGCTCGACCCGCTGCTGGCCCGGATCGCCGGGGGCGAGCTCGTCGTGGACCTGCGCTCCGGCGGGTACGCCGCGCTCGGGCGGGTGCCGGGTGCGGTGACGGTCAACGTGCTCGCCGAACGCCCGGACGGCAGCCGCTCGGTGGTCAGCCACCACAACAAGTCCCACAAGGGCGGGCTGGCGCGCCTGCTCGCGACCTCGCGCGCCGAGCCGTCCGACGCCGCCGCCGTGGCCCGCATCGCCCGCCGCGCGGGTCTGACCGTCGAGCGTCCGGAACCGGGTCACCTCGACCTGGTCCTACCCGCCTGA
- a CDS encoding acyltransferase family protein, translated as MARHRAAPDRRTQADPATTTGAVPSPRRAPDDDSRTAWVDAAKGLCIALVVLHHVVMFLKPHGLVPAPLDLLNTALASLRMPLFFLASGLFLASALDRPWRVMAHRRVALFAWLYLLWTTAQFALFAVLPTGTAPATATQSATGLLLSPVVPAPSLWFLYALAVFSLAARLLRRVPAAVLLVVTAVSSAFVGAGTVEIGSFGWEFMARYAFFFVLGWHGRRLVGRLASATSPPRVLAGGLLAGAAAAAAVLLGVRDVPGVAFALNLLAVGVGVLLAAEIVRWRAGRVVVALGRATLPIYLTNVLVIGGLTALTAVLTAGWPLPAVAQYAVVGLVAAVTVVATLGVHRLLLAARCGWLYDLPGRWAVRSGHGGPARPAPRA; from the coding sequence ATGGCGCGCCACCGAGCTGCACCGGATCGCCGCACGCAGGCCGATCCGGCCACCACGACCGGCGCCGTCCCGTCACCGCGCCGGGCCCCCGACGACGACTCCCGCACCGCGTGGGTGGATGCCGCGAAGGGTCTGTGCATCGCGCTGGTGGTGCTGCACCACGTGGTGATGTTCCTGAAACCGCACGGCCTGGTGCCGGCGCCGCTGGACCTGCTGAACACGGCGCTGGCCTCGCTGCGGATGCCGCTGTTCTTCCTGGCCTCCGGGCTGTTCCTCGCCTCCGCGCTGGACCGGCCCTGGCGGGTGATGGCGCACCGGCGGGTCGCGCTGTTCGCCTGGCTGTACCTGCTCTGGACGACGGCGCAGTTCGCGCTGTTCGCCGTGCTGCCCACGGGTACCGCCCCGGCGACGGCCACCCAGAGCGCGACCGGTCTGCTGCTCAGCCCGGTGGTTCCGGCTCCGTCGCTGTGGTTCCTCTACGCGCTCGCGGTGTTCTCCCTGGCCGCGCGGCTGCTGCGCCGGGTTCCCGCCGCGGTCCTGCTCGTGGTGACGGCCGTGTCGAGTGCCTTCGTCGGCGCCGGGACGGTCGAGATCGGCTCGTTCGGCTGGGAGTTCATGGCCCGCTACGCCTTCTTCTTCGTGCTCGGCTGGCACGGCCGCCGTCTCGTCGGACGCCTGGCCTCCGCGACGTCGCCGCCGAGGGTGCTCGCGGGCGGTCTGCTCGCCGGTGCGGCGGCCGCGGCGGCGGTGCTGCTCGGGGTCCGGGACGTACCGGGCGTCGCGTTCGCGCTGAACCTCCTCGCCGTCGGCGTGGGGGTACTGCTCGCGGCCGAGATCGTCCGATGGCGGGCCGGCCGGGTCGTGGTCGCGCTGGGACGGGCGACGTTGCCGATCTACCTCACGAACGTGCTCGTGATCGGCGGTCTGACCGCCCTGACGGCCGTTCTGACGGCCGGGTGGCCGCTTCCCGCGGTGGCGCAGTACGCGGTGGTCGGGCTGGTCGCCGCGGTCACCGTCGTGGCGACGCTGGGGGTGCACCGGCTGCTGCTCGCGGCCCGGTGCGGGTGGCTCTACGACCTACCCGGGCGATGGGCCGTCCGGTCCGGTCACGGCGGTCCCGCGCGCCCGGCGCCCCGGGCCTGA
- a CDS encoding proline--tRNA ligase, which translates to MLTRMSSLFLRTLREDPADAEVPSHRLLVRAGYVRRVAPGVYSWLPLGLKVLRRIENIVREEMDAMGGQEIQFPALLPREPYEATNRWTEYGPNLFRLKDRKGADYLLGPTHEELFTLTVKGEYSSYKDYPAVLYQIQNKYRDEERPRAGILRGREFLMKDSYSFDLTDEGLAESYRKHRDTYQRIFTRLGLRYVIVAATSGAMGGSASEEFLAESETGEDTFVRGPGGYAANVEAVTTPAPPARSLDGLPAAQVHHTPDTPTIDSLVAFLNGAGLDREFTAADTLKNVLLKTRQPGAKEWELLGVGVPGDREVDMKRLEASLEPAEVALLEDSDFARNAFLTKGYIGPGALAANGVRYLVDPRIVTGTAWVTGADKADHHVVDLVAGRDFTPDGTIEAAEVRAGDPSPDGTGVLEAARGIEIGHIFQLGRKYADAFSLDALGPDSKPVRITMGSYGIGVSRLVAAIAEQSHDDSGLLWPRSVAPFDVHVVVAGKTEELLAGGEAMAAELEAQGLSVVLDDRKASPGVKFADAELIGVPTIVVVGRGLVNGVVELKDRASGERVEIARDTAATHVAGIVRG; encoded by the coding sequence GTGTTGACCCGGATGTCGTCGCTGTTCCTTCGCACCCTGCGCGAGGACCCGGCCGACGCGGAAGTGCCCAGCCACAGGCTGCTGGTCCGCGCCGGCTACGTCCGACGCGTGGCCCCGGGCGTCTACTCCTGGCTGCCGCTCGGTCTCAAGGTGCTCCGCCGCATCGAGAACATCGTGCGCGAGGAGATGGACGCCATGGGCGGCCAGGAGATCCAGTTCCCGGCGCTGCTGCCGCGCGAGCCCTACGAGGCGACGAACCGGTGGACCGAGTACGGGCCGAACCTGTTCCGCCTGAAGGACCGCAAGGGCGCCGACTACCTGCTCGGGCCCACCCACGAGGAGCTGTTCACGCTCACCGTCAAGGGCGAGTACTCCTCGTACAAGGACTACCCGGCGGTGCTCTACCAGATCCAGAACAAGTACCGCGACGAGGAGCGTCCCCGCGCGGGCATCCTGCGCGGGCGCGAGTTCCTGATGAAGGACTCCTACTCGTTCGACCTCACCGACGAGGGCCTGGCCGAGTCCTACCGCAAGCACCGCGACACCTACCAGCGGATCTTCACCCGGCTCGGGCTGCGGTACGTGATCGTCGCGGCGACGTCCGGGGCGATGGGCGGGTCGGCGTCGGAGGAGTTCCTGGCCGAATCCGAGACCGGCGAGGACACGTTCGTCCGCGGCCCCGGCGGCTACGCGGCGAACGTCGAGGCCGTGACGACGCCCGCGCCACCCGCCCGGTCGCTCGACGGCCTCCCGGCCGCGCAGGTGCACCACACGCCCGACACCCCCACCATCGACTCGCTGGTGGCGTTCCTCAACGGCGCGGGCCTCGACCGCGAGTTCACCGCGGCCGACACGCTGAAGAACGTGCTGCTCAAGACCCGGCAGCCCGGCGCGAAGGAATGGGAGCTGCTCGGGGTCGGCGTGCCCGGCGACCGCGAGGTCGACATGAAGCGCCTCGAGGCGTCGCTGGAGCCGGCCGAGGTCGCGCTGCTGGAGGACTCCGACTTCGCGAGGAACGCGTTCCTGACCAAGGGCTACATCGGGCCGGGCGCGCTGGCCGCGAACGGCGTCCGGTACCTGGTCGACCCGCGGATCGTCACCGGCACCGCGTGGGTGACCGGTGCGGACAAGGCCGACCACCACGTCGTCGACCTCGTCGCGGGCCGCGACTTCACCCCGGACGGCACGATCGAGGCCGCCGAGGTCCGCGCCGGCGACCCGTCCCCGGACGGCACCGGCGTGCTGGAGGCCGCGCGCGGCATCGAGATCGGGCACATCTTCCAGCTCGGCCGCAAGTACGCCGACGCGTTCTCCCTCGACGCGCTCGGGCCCGACTCCAAGCCGGTCCGGATCACGATGGGCTCCTACGGCATCGGCGTCTCGCGCCTGGTCGCGGCGATCGCCGAGCAGAGCCACGACGACTCGGGCCTGCTGTGGCCGCGCAGCGTCGCGCCGTTCGACGTGCACGTCGTGGTGGCCGGCAAGACCGAGGAGCTCCTCGCCGGTGGCGAGGCGATGGCCGCCGAGCTCGAGGCCCAGGGTCTCTCGGTCGTGCTCGACGACCGCAAGGCCTCGCCCGGGGTGAAGTTCGCCGACGCCGAGCTGATCGGCGTGCCGACGATCGTCGTCGTCGGGCGCGGGCTGGTGAACGGTGTCGTCGAGCTCAAGGACCGGGCCTCCGGCGAACGCGTCGAGATCGCCCGCGACACCGCCGCCACCCACGTCGCGGGCATCGTCCGGGGCTGA